The proteins below are encoded in one region of Micromonospora sp. DSM 45708:
- the ybeY gene encoding rRNA maturation RNase YbeY, with protein sequence MSIEIANESGVDVDTDAVLAVARHALDEMGVNPLAELSVLLVDIEYMSELNHRWMGGDGPTDVLAFPMDEGSVDHGPGESSPAGGEPALLGDIVLCPEVAAKQAATAGHSAADELHLLTVHGVLHLLGYDHAEPEEEREMFGLQARLLASWRSTRSR encoded by the coding sequence TTGTCCATCGAGATCGCCAACGAGTCCGGTGTCGACGTCGACACCGACGCCGTGCTCGCCGTCGCCCGGCACGCCCTCGACGAGATGGGGGTCAACCCGCTCGCCGAGCTGTCCGTGCTGCTGGTCGACATCGAATACATGTCGGAGCTGAACCACCGCTGGATGGGTGGTGACGGCCCGACCGACGTGCTCGCGTTCCCGATGGACGAGGGCAGCGTCGACCACGGTCCGGGTGAGAGCAGCCCGGCCGGCGGCGAGCCGGCCCTGCTCGGCGACATCGTGCTCTGCCCGGAGGTGGCCGCCAAGCAGGCGGCCACCGCCGGGCACTCCGCCGCCGACGAGCTGCACCTGCTCACCGTGCACGGCGTGCTGCACCTGCTCGGCTACGACCATGCCGAGCCCGAGGAGGAGCGGGAGATGTTCGGTCTCCAGGCCCGGCTGCTGGCCAGCTGGCGGTCGACCCGGTCCCGGTGA
- a CDS encoding hemolysin family protein translates to MAVDPVPVMVTFAAAAPAGLPDLQLLFFGAGLVVLAGLIAMTEAALAAVSPARAAELTRDGARGARALQAVAGDVVRHLNLLLLLRLLAELTATTLVALVAVDTFGAGWRAALVTAGAMTVVSFVVVGVAPRTLGRQHAYAVGRAVAPLVRWLGRALNPLASLLILIGNAVTPGKGFREGPFATQVELRELVDLAEQRGVVEHGERQMIHSVFALGDTIAREVMVPRTEMVWIEERKTLAQALALFLRSGFSRIPVIGENVDDVLGVLYLKDLIRRTQGDRGARQMPVAELMRPATFVPESKPVDDLLSEMQAARNHLVIVVDEYGGTGGLVTIEDILEEIVGEITDEYDVERPPVEHLPDGAVRVTARLPVENLGELFDTELPTDEVETVGGLLAQALGRVPIPGAEAEVAGLRLIAEGTTGRRNRIDTVLVSRSEPGSASDGAGRPDPTESRGNHNRSEERQPADA, encoded by the coding sequence CTGGCGGTCGACCCGGTCCCGGTGATGGTCACTTTCGCGGCGGCGGCCCCGGCCGGCCTGCCCGATCTCCAGCTCCTGTTCTTCGGGGCCGGGCTGGTGGTGCTCGCCGGCCTGATCGCGATGACCGAGGCGGCGCTGGCCGCGGTCTCCCCGGCGCGTGCGGCCGAGCTGACCCGCGACGGCGCGCGCGGCGCGCGGGCCCTCCAGGCGGTCGCCGGCGACGTGGTCCGCCACCTCAACCTGCTGCTCCTGCTCCGCCTGCTGGCCGAGCTGACCGCCACCACGCTCGTCGCGCTGGTGGCGGTGGACACGTTCGGCGCCGGTTGGCGGGCGGCCCTGGTCACCGCCGGGGCGATGACGGTGGTCAGCTTCGTGGTGGTCGGTGTCGCGCCGCGCACGCTGGGCCGGCAGCACGCCTACGCGGTCGGTCGGGCGGTCGCGCCGCTGGTGCGCTGGCTGGGTCGCGCGCTCAACCCGCTGGCGTCGCTGCTGATCCTGATCGGCAACGCGGTCACCCCGGGCAAGGGTTTCCGCGAGGGTCCGTTCGCCACCCAGGTGGAGCTGCGTGAGCTGGTCGACCTGGCCGAGCAGCGCGGTGTGGTGGAGCACGGCGAGCGTCAGATGATCCACTCGGTCTTCGCGCTCGGGGACACGATCGCCCGCGAGGTGATGGTGCCGCGCACCGAGATGGTGTGGATAGAGGAACGCAAGACGCTCGCGCAGGCGTTGGCGCTCTTCCTGCGGTCCGGGTTCTCCCGCATCCCGGTGATCGGCGAGAACGTCGACGACGTGCTCGGCGTGCTCTACCTCAAGGACCTGATCCGGCGTACCCAGGGCGACCGGGGGGCGCGGCAGATGCCGGTGGCCGAGCTGATGCGCCCGGCGACGTTCGTGCCGGAGTCCAAGCCGGTGGACGACCTGCTCTCCGAGATGCAGGCGGCCCGGAACCACCTGGTCATCGTGGTCGACGAGTACGGCGGCACCGGCGGGCTGGTCACCATCGAGGACATCCTGGAGGAGATCGTCGGCGAGATCACCGACGAGTACGATGTCGAACGCCCACCGGTGGAACATCTGCCGGACGGGGCCGTGCGGGTGACCGCCCGGCTGCCGGTGGAGAATCTGGGCGAGCTGTTCGACACCGAGCTGCCCACCGACGAGGTGGAGACGGTCGGCGGCCTGCTCGCCCAGGCGCTCGGCCGGGTGCCCATCCCGGGCGCCGAGGCCGAGGTGGCCGGTCTGCGGCTGATCGCCGAGGGCACCACCGGCCGACGTAACCGGATCGACACCGTGCTGGTGAGCCGCTCCGAGCCGGGTTCCGCGTCCGACGGCGCGGGGCGGCCCGATCCGACCGAGTCCCGTGGCAACCACAACCGTTCCGAGGAGAGGCAACCCGCCGATGCCTGA
- a CDS encoding cytidine deaminase: MPESPAVPAARPTPADPAELSAEDGKLVVLARGARGRVGAVEGAAVRDQDGRTYAAASVALPSLTLTALQLAVASAVAAGASRLEAAVVVTEASTLDGAGHAAVRDLSADAPIHVAAPDGTVLGTVVE; encoded by the coding sequence ATGCCTGAGTCACCCGCCGTGCCGGCTGCCCGGCCCACCCCCGCCGACCCGGCCGAGCTGAGCGCCGAGGACGGCAAGCTGGTCGTGCTGGCCCGGGGCGCACGGGGCCGGGTGGGGGCCGTGGAGGGCGCGGCGGTCCGCGACCAGGACGGCCGGACGTACGCGGCGGCCAGCGTGGCGCTGCCGTCGCTGACCCTGACCGCGCTCCAGTTGGCGGTCGCCTCGGCGGTGGCCGCGGGCGCGAGCCGGCTGGAGGCCGCGGTGGTGGTGACCGAGGCGTCGACGCTCGACGGCGCCGGGCACGCCGCGGTCCGTGACCTCTCCGCCGACGCGCCGATCCACGTGGCCGCGCCGGACGGCACGGTGCTCGGCACGGTGGTCGAGTGA
- the era gene encoding GTPase Era, with the protein MTASGDRPYRAGFACFVGRPNAGKSTLTNTIVGTKIAITSSKPQTTRHVIRAVLHRPESQLVLVDTPGLHRPRTLLGERLNDLVRETWSEVDVIGLCVPANEPVGRGDRFITGELASLKATVLAVVTKTDLVDKKRLAEQLLAVSELGEFAAVVPVSAVSGHQVDTLVDVMTGYLPESPQLYPDDMLTEDPEQVLVAELVREAALEGVRDELPHSIAVVVEEMIPEGNLTKIYADLYVERSSQKAIVIGHRGSRLKHVGTTARRQIEELLGTRVYLDLHVRVAKDWQRDPKQLRKLGF; encoded by the coding sequence GTGACCGCGTCCGGGGACCGCCCCTACCGGGCCGGTTTCGCCTGTTTCGTCGGTCGGCCGAACGCCGGCAAGTCGACGCTGACCAACACGATCGTCGGCACCAAGATCGCGATCACGTCGAGCAAGCCGCAGACCACGCGGCACGTCATCCGGGCGGTGCTGCACCGGCCGGAGTCGCAGCTCGTGCTGGTCGACACGCCCGGCCTGCACCGTCCCCGCACGCTGCTCGGCGAGCGCCTCAACGACCTGGTCCGGGAGACCTGGAGCGAGGTCGACGTGATCGGGCTCTGCGTCCCGGCGAACGAGCCGGTGGGCCGGGGCGACCGGTTCATCACCGGCGAACTGGCCAGCCTCAAGGCCACCGTGCTGGCCGTGGTCACCAAGACCGACCTGGTGGACAAGAAGCGCCTGGCCGAACAACTGCTCGCGGTGAGTGAGCTGGGCGAGTTCGCGGCCGTGGTGCCGGTGAGCGCGGTCTCCGGTCACCAGGTCGACACGCTCGTGGACGTGATGACCGGCTATCTGCCGGAGTCGCCCCAGCTCTACCCGGACGACATGCTCACCGAGGACCCGGAGCAGGTGCTCGTCGCCGAGCTGGTCCGGGAGGCGGCGCTGGAGGGGGTCCGGGACGAGCTGCCGCACTCCATCGCCGTGGTGGTGGAGGAGATGATCCCGGAGGGCAACCTCACGAAGATCTACGCGGATCTCTACGTGGAGCGGTCCAGCCAGAAGGCGATCGTCATCGGTCACCGGGGCAGCCGGCTCAAGCACGTCGGCACCACCGCCCGCCGGCAGATCGAGGAGCTGCTGGGCACCCGGGTCTACCTGGATCTGCACGTGCGGGTGGCGAAGGACTGGCAGCGCGACCCGAAGCAGTTGCGCAAGCTCGGCTTCTGA
- a CDS encoding acyltransferase family protein translates to MRNRYLDLLRFLAILRVVTYHVTGYATLTLVFPAMAVMFALAGSLMAASLDRSGVAAVARRLRRLLPSLWVLAAVFVPAMLFTGLTFGPRVLLWLFPIGDPPANYWGGLALSPIWYLRDYLWFVLVSPPVLWLFRRAPLPTLAAPYALLAAIEFGILLNPPTVLREFGLYFGAWLLGFAHHDGLLRRMRNRVLLPVAGGLAVAGLSWIVTHPGPRGYDINDIPLGNALWATAFILVAIGRAPTGAAWIDRVPALGRAVTVVNRRALTVYLWHMPFVVALTPLVGLVGWSPRDPVGLWLRVGLVFVLVGVVTLLVGWVEDVAARRTPELVPGKPRRTVTERAADAPASPAPAGAASRLVGAGARVPAPRPRPGDRAQGPPADADGGPPRSRAAGAAGHRAAD, encoded by the coding sequence ATGCGAAACCGCTACCTCGACCTGCTCCGCTTCCTGGCCATCCTGCGCGTCGTCACCTACCACGTCACCGGCTACGCCACGCTCACGCTGGTGTTTCCGGCGATGGCGGTGATGTTCGCGCTGGCCGGGTCGCTGATGGCTGCGTCGCTGGACCGCAGCGGGGTGGCCGCGGTGGCGCGCCGGCTGCGTCGGCTGCTGCCCTCGCTCTGGGTGCTCGCCGCGGTCTTCGTGCCGGCGATGCTGTTCACCGGGTTGACGTTCGGCCCCAGGGTGCTGCTCTGGCTCTTCCCGATCGGTGACCCGCCGGCCAACTACTGGGGTGGGCTGGCGCTCAGCCCGATCTGGTACCTGCGGGACTACCTCTGGTTCGTGCTCGTCTCACCGCCGGTGCTCTGGCTGTTCCGCCGCGCGCCGCTGCCCACGCTGGCCGCCCCGTACGCGTTGCTCGCCGCCATCGAGTTCGGCATCCTGCTGAACCCGCCGACGGTGCTGCGCGAGTTCGGCCTCTACTTCGGCGCGTGGCTGCTCGGCTTCGCCCACCACGACGGCCTGCTGCGGCGGATGCGCAACCGGGTGCTGCTGCCGGTCGCCGGCGGGCTGGCCGTGGCCGGTCTGAGCTGGATCGTCACCCATCCCGGGCCGCGCGGCTACGACATCAACGACATTCCGCTGGGCAACGCGCTCTGGGCGACCGCGTTCATCCTGGTGGCGATCGGCCGGGCCCCCACGGGCGCGGCATGGATCGACCGGGTCCCGGCGCTCGGCCGGGCGGTGACCGTGGTGAACCGGCGGGCGCTCACCGTCTATCTCTGGCACATGCCGTTCGTGGTGGCGCTCACCCCGCTGGTCGGCCTGGTCGGCTGGTCGCCGCGGGACCCGGTCGGCCTGTGGCTGCGGGTGGGGCTGGTCTTCGTGCTCGTCGGCGTGGTGACGTTGCTGGTCGGCTGGGTCGAGGACGTGGCCGCCCGGCGTACCCCGGAACTGGTGCCCGGCAAGCCCCGGCGGACCGTGACGGAGCGGGCGGCGGACGCGCCGGCCAGCCCGGCCCCGGCCGGCGCGGCGAGCCGGCTGGTCGGCGCCGGGGCCCGGGTGCCGGCACCCCGCCCCCGGCCCGGCGACCGAGCCCAGGGACCGCCGGCGGACGCGGACGGCGGGCCACCCCGGAGCCGCGCCGCCGGGGCGGCCGGTCACCGCGCCGCCG